Proteins found in one Microbacterium sp. LWS13-1.2 genomic segment:
- a CDS encoding SDR family oxidoreductase, which translates to MFSSSSLPLRGKTALVTGVSRRRGIGYAVAIQFARLGADVFLHHYRPHDTRLPWGGDDLDAVREGLRAELTPGAQLGDVSADLREAASVSLIVDAARALTGRLDILVCNHAQSGDDGSILDMTADRLDAFWQTNARSTILLTREFAALHTGDGIAARPGERAERRGPFAEPVGRVFWMTSGQIHGPMRGEVAYAASKAALAGVTKTVAAELLDLGIILNTIDPGPVNTGYLDPETTDRPLEEIEEWMQSTPFGRYGEPADPARLIGWLATPEGAWVVGQVLTSDGGFGLG; encoded by the coding sequence ATGTTCTCCTCCTCGTCCCTGCCGCTGCGCGGCAAGACCGCCCTCGTCACCGGCGTCTCACGCCGGCGCGGCATCGGCTACGCCGTCGCGATCCAGTTCGCGCGACTCGGCGCCGACGTCTTCCTCCACCACTACCGCCCGCACGACACGCGCCTGCCGTGGGGCGGCGACGACCTCGACGCCGTGCGCGAGGGCCTGCGGGCAGAGCTCACCCCGGGTGCGCAGCTCGGTGACGTGAGCGCCGACCTGCGGGAGGCGGCATCCGTCTCCCTCATCGTCGACGCGGCGCGCGCGCTCACCGGCCGACTCGACATCCTGGTGTGCAACCACGCGCAGTCGGGCGATGACGGATCGATCCTCGATATGACGGCCGACCGGCTCGACGCGTTCTGGCAGACCAATGCCCGCTCGACGATTCTGCTCACGCGCGAGTTCGCCGCGCTGCACACAGGCGACGGGATCGCCGCCCGGCCCGGCGAGCGCGCGGAACGTCGCGGACCCTTCGCCGAGCCGGTCGGGCGGGTGTTCTGGATGACGTCGGGACAGATCCACGGTCCGATGCGCGGCGAGGTCGCGTACGCGGCCAGCAAGGCGGCCCTCGCCGGCGTCACGAAGACCGTGGCGGCGGAGCTGCTCGACCTCGGGATCATCCTCAACACGATCGACCCCGGCCCCGTCAACACCGGCTACCTCGACCCCGAGACGACCGATCGGCCACTGGAGGAGATCGAGGAGTGGATGCAGTCGACCCCGTTCGGCCGCTACGGCGAGCCCGCCGATCCCGCGCGGCTCATCGGCTGGCTCGCGACGCCCGAGGGCGCCTGGGTGGTCGGCCAGGTGCTGACCTCGGACGGCGGCTTCGGCCTGGGCTGA